Proteins from a single region of Styela clava chromosome 1, kaStyClav1.hap1.2, whole genome shotgun sequence:
- the LOC144426076 gene encoding uncharacterized protein LOC144426076 yields MVVRHYWAGGSNNVRPCLFRRSCAIWGSPEFPQSNGLAENAVKQSKNLLEKCRRDRSDPYLALLNIQNVPRDKILGSSAQRLISRRTKGDIPKSKKLLNPEIRNPKEVHDQLLHKRNQQKKYFDKSSKLLPNLNTGDIVRMQTKKEYDQKGIICQNYHLPRSYIVESDGRRYRRNRRHILKANESYYPRTEEDIDYSNLSDSNTDVPSQSNIVNGSSNFVPSMTFTRSGRRIRPNPRYFSSDFVK; encoded by the coding sequence ATGGTTGTTCGCCATTATTGGGCCGGTGGTTCGAACAACGTTCGGCCATGTTTGTTccgacgtagttgtgctatctggggtAGTCCTGAATTTCCTCAAAGCAATGGACTAGCTGAAAATGCTGTAAAACAATCTAAAAATTTATTGGAGAAATGCAGACGAGATCGATCTGATCCTTACCTTGCtctattaaatattcaaaatgtgcCTAGAGATAAAATACTTGGCTCTTCTGCACAACGTCTAATATCACGTCGAACAAAAGGTGACATAcctaaatcaaaaaaattgttgaatccTGAAATCAGAAATCCAAAAGAAGTGCATGATCAATTGCTGCACAAAAGAAACcaacaaaagaaatattttgacaagTCTTCAAAACTGCTACCTAATTTGAACACTGGTGATATAGTGAGAATGCAAACTAAAAAAGAATATGACCAGAAAGGTATCATATGCCAGAATTATCACTTACCAAGATCTTACATTGTTGAGTCTGATGGAAGAAGATATCGTCGCAATCGAAGACATATCCTTAAAGCAAATGAATCTTACTATCCTCGAACAGAAGAAGATATCGATTATTCTAATTTATCTGATTCAAATACTGATGTTCCAAGTCAATCTAATATTGTTAATGGAAGTTCTAATTTTGTGCCCAGTATGACTTTTACTAGAAGTGGAAGGAGAATAAGGCCAAATCCAAGATATTTCTCTAGTGATTTTGTGAAGTGA